The DNA region AGTTTGACCGGGAATATTTCCGGCTAACATCAACGTTGCGCCAAATTCTCCTAACGCTCGTGCAAATCCCAGCATTGTTCCCGCCAGAATACCGGGGACGGAAAGCGGCAGCAACACCCGCCAGAAAATGCGTGCTTTTGATGCGCCCAGTGTTTGGGCAACTTGCAGCAAACTGCGATCGACCTGCTCAAATGCCCCTAATGCGGTTTTGTACATCAAGGGAAAACCCACAACTGTCGCCGTAATAACTGCCGCGTACCAGCTAAAGACGACTGTAAAATCAAACTGAGCCGTTAAGTGACCCAGCGGCCCGTTTTTGCCAAACAACAACAGCAATATAAAGCCCACAACAGTAGGCGGCAGAATCAACGGCGAAACAAAAATGCCCTCAATGACTGACTTCCAGCGTCCTCGATAACCCAACATCCAGTAGGCAGCTGCAATCCCTGTAAAGAATATGGCAATGGTTGCAAGCCCTGCGGTTTTCAGCGAAATCCATAACGGGGAAAGATCGGCAGTCATAACAACGAGGTATATCAATAAAAAGTGTGAGGAGGGAATGATGTAGCTAGCTTCATTTGAAACTTGCAATTTCTTTGAGCCAACTATGATTCAATAGGTCAGTTTCTATCGAGCAATGCCGAAGCCGTATTGCCTAAATACAGCTTGAGCTTGTCCGCTCGTTAAGAATTGAGCGTAGGTACGAGCGGCTTGCTGATTGCGACTGGCTGTAATTACTGCCATTGGATAAACGATCGCAGAGTGCAAGTTACTGGGAGCAGTTGCTACTTGTTTGACCTGGTTAGAAATTTTGGCATCAGTGGCATAAACAATTCCGGCATCTGCGTTACCACTTTCTACACTTCCTAAAACATTCCGAACTGAGTTGCCGTAAACGAGCTTGGGTTGCACTTGTGCTAAAATTCCTAGATTTTTAAACACTTCTTCCGCATATTGCCCAGCCGGGACGCTACGTGGCTCTCCAACGGAAATCTTTTTGATGTTTGAGTCGGTTAACTGTCGGAAGTTTGTCAGCTGTAATGTCGAGTTGCTGGGTACTACTAGAACTAAGCTGTTGGTTAGTAAGTTGCGACGAGTATCGGTTACAATCAAATTTTTCTGCTGCAAGGTATCCATTTGTTTATTTGCCGCAGAAATGAATAGGTCGATCGGTGCGCCCTGCTCGATTTGCTGTTGAAGTGGCCCAGAGGCGGCAAAATTGTAGTTGACTGTAATGCCTCGATTGGCAGATTCAAAGAGGGGATCGAGTTGTTGCAGGGCATTTTGCAAACTAGCTGCGGCTCCAATTAGAAGTGTGGTAGACTGCGCTTTGGCTGGAACGGGTATGAGTACCTTGAAGCCGATCGCTAGCAGGAGAGTTGCTAGAAATCCGCTCAGAAAGGCGAGAATGCGTCTTCGTTTCATAAGACTTGAGTTGGCAGGGTAGCGTTGCTATGGTTAGATCGGGGAAATCGAACATCGATTTACCGCTGGAATATATAACCATCGGGCTATCATACCAACTTTATACCAACCTATTTGGTATCAAAAAATGCCAAGAAAAGAGCAAGGGTGGATTACCTTCCAATCCTCAGATGAAGAACGGCGAATTCTGGAACAGATGAGCCAGCAGACCCAGCGCACTAAAACAGAAATCTTGCGAGAAATGATTCGGCAGATGGGGAAAACTCTTTCCTCTGCCCCGTTTGATGTCAACGCGATCGATTTTTCCGAGGATTTAGAGGAAGAAGCAGAAGAAGCGATACCTTCGGTGAGCGTCGCGAACGAGTCAATCAATACAGCAACGTTACAGTCTGTACAAATCAGTGCCCGCAACCTCTTGACAGCAAAAGTGAAACGAATTGTCAAAGGGAGCGTGAATGTGGAAGTTACCCTGGAGATCGCACCGGGAGTAGAGCTAGTATCGATTGTTACTCGTACATCGGCGGACAAGCTGGGGTTAAAGAAGGGAAAAGAAGTCTTCGCGGTGATTAAATCGAGCAGTGTGATGATTGCAGCAGGAGGGAGTTAAAAGTCACTCATTCAAAATTCCTCTTCCCTCTCCCTTGCTTTTTCATTTATATATTTTGGCAGCTAAGGCGATCGCTCTCGGTAAAATCCGATGTTCCTGCACCTGTATTCTCGCGTGCAGCGTTTCCGAAGTATCATTTGGCAGTATCGGTACGGCAGCTTGCATCAAAATTGGGCCGCTATCCACTTCCGGGACAACTAGGTGAACCGTACAACCAGTAATTTTTACACCAGTAGCGAGAGCTTGTTCGATAGCGCGGACACCCCGAAAACTGGGTAACAAGCTGGGATGAATGTTAATCAACCGATTCGGAAAAGCATCAATTAATACCGGGGTAACAATTCGCATCCAACCTGCCATAATGACCCACTCAACGCCGAATTGTTGGAAAGTCTCCACAATTTTGGCATCCAAATCTTCTCGCTTTTGATAATCTCGGTGATTGAGGAGGAGAGAAGGAACACCCCAACGTTCTGCTCTGGCGACGACTTTGGCGTCAGGATTATTGTAAATCAATACTTGTGTTTTGGCATTGAGTTCTCCAGATGCGATCGCTTCTGCAACTGCCTCAAAGTTACTACCATTCCCAGAAGCCATGATACCCAATTTTAAAGGTACGGCTGGGATTGAGCGATCGAGCGGAACATCGGGCGAAATGAGACTGGGGGTAGAATCAACTGATATGGGATTGGCAGTCATGGCAACTGGGAGGAAACTTTGCTGAGGCCAAAAGTATATGGTAAATCTTGGTTGGACAATGATGCGATCGCGGCCTGGATTTTTTTAGCTCCGGCACTGATTTTACTCGGTGTGTTTGTCTTGTGGCCGATCGCCTACCTGTTTTACTTAAGCTTTACAGCAGGTAACTTTACTCAAGCCGGTACTCGCTGGGTGGGATTGCGGAACTACTGGCGCTTAATCGTGACCCCAGATTTTTGGCAAGTTGTGGCTAACACAGCTTATTTTACAATTGCCACAGTCATTCCCAGCTTAGTTATTCCTTTGGGATTGGCAGTATTGTTGAATCGCGCCTTAAAATGGCGGGGTATACTGCGAACTGCTTATTTCATCCCCTCCATTACCTCTCTAGTTGCAGTTGGATTGGGATTTCGCTGGCTCTTTCAAACTGATGGGTCAGTTAATGCGTTTCTGAATGCGATCGGCATTCAACCAATTCCCTGGCTGATTAGCACAACTTGGGCAATGCCTGTATTGATTTTATTAAGTACCTGGAAACAGATCGGTTTCAATATGGTAGTGTTTTTAGCGGGACTGCAAGTAATTCCACAACAACTTTACGAAGCAGCCGAGTTAGATGGCGCGAATTCCTGGCAACAATTTTGGCATATTACTCTACCGAGTTTGCGATCGACTTTAGTATTTGCTACTGTCACTACAGCAATTTTTACGCTGCGAAGTTTCGAGCAAGTTTATGTGATTACTGGAGGCGGGCCTTTAAATTCTACTAACTTGTTGGTTTACTATATTTACGACCAAGCATTTGGCCAATTTGATTTTGGTTATGCAGCCGCAGCAGCCACAGTTTTGCTAGCAGTAACGCTGTTGTTGGTTTATCTACAATTGCGTAGTTGGGGTGAGCAAAAATGAGGAAATTTATCTAATTTGTAACTTTCGGATTGCTGGTAAAATACAGGTGCGTTACACCACATTAACGCACCCTACCAACTAAATACTTTTCGGCTGAAAGTTTCGCAAGCGCAGTGCGTTAGTTACAACAGAAACAGAACTGAAAGCCATCGCTGCGCCTGCAATAATTGGATTGAGTAACCAACCAAAGAAGGGGAACAGAATACCAGCTGCGATCGGAATTCCGGCGACATTGTAAATAAAGGCAAAGAAGAGATTTTGACGAATATTTTGCATGGTGGCGCGACTGAGTTGAATAGCTGTGACAATCGCTTGTAAATCTCCAGAAATTAGCGTGATATCGCTGGCTGCGATCGCTACATCTGTACCGGTACCGATCGCAATGCCTACATCCGCTTGCGCTAGCGCAGGTGCGTCGTTAATTCCATCTCCGACCATTGCGACAACGGATTTACGATTTTGTTTCCTTGCCAGGATTTTACGTGAGAATAGGGATTTTGAATTAGAAATTTTGTGACTGTTTTCCGCTTGAAGAGATTGGATAACAGTTGCTTTTCGATCGGGACGTACTTCGGCAAAGACGCGATCGATCCCTAAATCATG from Aerosakkonema funiforme FACHB-1375 includes:
- the modA gene encoding molybdate ABC transporter substrate-binding protein, coding for MKRRRILAFLSGFLATLLLAIGFKVLIPVPAKAQSTTLLIGAAASLQNALQQLDPLFESANRGITVNYNFAASGPLQQQIEQGAPIDLFISAANKQMDTLQQKNLIVTDTRRNLLTNSLVLVVPSNSTLQLTNFRQLTDSNIKKISVGEPRSVPAGQYAEEVFKNLGILAQVQPKLVYGNSVRNVLGSVESGNADAGIVYATDAKISNQVKQVATAPSNLHSAIVYPMAVITASRNQQAARTYAQFLTSGQAQAVFRQYGFGIAR
- a CDS encoding TOBE domain-containing protein; its protein translation is MPRKEQGWITFQSSDEERRILEQMSQQTQRTKTEILREMIRQMGKTLSSAPFDVNAIDFSEDLEEEAEEAIPSVSVANESINTATLQSVQISARNLLTAKVKRIVKGSVNVEVTLEIAPGVELVSIVTRTSADKLGLKKGKEVFAVIKSSSVMIAAGGS
- the purN gene encoding phosphoribosylglycinamide formyltransferase, producing MTANPISVDSTPSLISPDVPLDRSIPAVPLKLGIMASGNGSNFEAVAEAIASGELNAKTQVLIYNNPDAKVVARAERWGVPSLLLNHRDYQKREDLDAKIVETFQQFGVEWVIMAGWMRIVTPVLIDAFPNRLINIHPSLLPSFRGVRAIEQALATGVKITGCTVHLVVPEVDSGPILMQAAVPILPNDTSETLHARIQVQEHRILPRAIALAAKIYK
- a CDS encoding carbohydrate ABC transporter permease: MLRPKVYGKSWLDNDAIAAWIFLAPALILLGVFVLWPIAYLFYLSFTAGNFTQAGTRWVGLRNYWRLIVTPDFWQVVANTAYFTIATVIPSLVIPLGLAVLLNRALKWRGILRTAYFIPSITSLVAVGLGFRWLFQTDGSVNAFLNAIGIQPIPWLISTTWAMPVLILLSTWKQIGFNMVVFLAGLQVIPQQLYEAAELDGANSWQQFWHITLPSLRSTLVFATVTTAIFTLRSFEQVYVITGGGPLNSTNLLVYYIYDQAFGQFDFGYAAAAATVLLAVTLLLVYLQLRSWGEQK